The DNA region GGGCGGGGTGCAGATCTTTTCATGTTTTCCACCGTTTTCGCCGTATCTCGCCGTTGACCGATTATGATGACCTCGGGCAGATAATTCGGGAGGAAATGTTCTTTACCGCGTACCCGGCCCGATAGCTTTAACCGAAGTTCACAGCACCGCCGAGACACAGCACGTTCGCTTATCTTCTAATAAGACCTTTGATGCTGCTGCATCGTTTCCTGGGACGGTTGGAGGCTTCGTAAAGGTTCTTGGAGCCTATTTGCGTCGAGCGAGAGTATGACGATCTGTGTGCTACAGCCTCTGCAGCCTGAGCCAACAGAGACTGGATATGGCGCAATACGCCCTGAATGTGGCTGATGAGAATGGCTTGCTGGATTCTGTGCGGCTACGGTGACAACGTCATCATCGGAAAGTGGCTGGTGAAAAGCTCCCCAGCAGCTTCATCACTCCAAACAGCTCTGCAGCAGCAAGGCAACACACCACATATATGAAGATATATAACCTGACGTACAATTTCCTAGCGACCCAAGAACAATAGCTCGTTAGGTTAGTGCTCTGCTCAATCATTATTGCATCATAATTAAATTGTACTATCTGCCGgcgcacgtacacacaccCGTCCAGCTCGCGAGCTGCGCGTACCACGATTCAACCAAACTACGAATACTTGACTTCGtctcgatctctctctctctctctctctatctctccgtCTTGAACCGTTCAAATGCTTCAATTCCTGCAAAAACCGTAATAATGTACTCCCGGGAGGGGATTCTACCATTACGTTTCGCAGCGTCCTTCATCTGCGGCAAAAGGGGAGCCATTCTATTTGATTACCTCCCCCGTGCCTTTCTGTGCTCGATAGCCCCTCTGTTTGGACGCGGAAAGGGTGACTGCCGTCACGGATAAATCGGTCAAGCTCGGACGACCTACCCCGCCCGCTGCTCAGacgaaacggaacgaaacCGTGGCCCCGAAAAACGCAGGCAGAGGCAAAGCCGTTCCCATCCTCGGAACCCTGGGAGGGATCGCCGGTCGATTGGGTGGCAAATCGTGACGTGATTTTCtttcgcgtttttttgttttgtttttgtttccagtCTTCCTTCGGCGCAAGGAATCGGAATAAGAACTTTCATCCTCTACCTTATGGGGTCGTCAACCGATCATTTTGCGCATGGAGTATGAGGGGGGAGTGACGGGATCTTAAACTTTTTGTCGCTGCGGTCTTGCCCCCGAACTGATGGCAAAGAGACAAGCTGCCGGTGTGCTGGTGAACGCAACGTCTCAACCTGTCTTCGGATGTCATAAACAGAAGCGACCGTCAACACGGCTTCCAAGAGTCAGTGCTTGAAATGTTAAATGATAAAAGAGCGTTTCAATCTCAACAACTCGAGGCGCTCACGTAGTCTATCCGTTGCGTGCGCTGCTCAATAACATGACCGTCAAGAGTTCTAATCTTGTATGGGTCCATGGGATGCTAGAAGAAATGTTATTCAATTTGATCGCCTATTCTTCTTGTATATAATACATCCAACactaaattattcaaaactgAAACGCTACGAAATGTTCCAATACATCAGGAAGAGAGCCTGTTTGTATATCTCTGCAACAGGCTCTTTTTTCAGCAAGCTTGTTATGAGCCTCACTGATAGCAAACCCACAAAACTAACAGAAACGAACGCGTCGTCACCATTGTGCGTCGTCTCTCCTTTCTCTCGAGAGTCTCTTGCCCTCCAGTGGAGATTGTTTGGCACAGCTGCGAACGATCGATATGTCAACGATCGACGTCGCCCGCCCGATGACGTGAGCGGTTCCGTTTTCGTTCCCACACCACCACTCCGGCATGCAACACACTCACCATCGATGCGTTCTATCGCTGTTTCTCGCTTCCACCATCCACCATCCAATTTGATGGATGTAATGTACACGTGTGTatggatgtgtgtgcgtgcctgtTGTAGGTATGTGACTCATGGGTACATGAGAACAGAACCACGCGAACGAGACAGTATTGACATTCCATCGGAGGTCAGCCGATTCCCATACCCACCACCACGCGCTCAATCGATGCCGCACGGTCCCGAGCGTGCTCGAAGGCCGATGACCGATAAAAAGCCCCCGcatcccactctctctctctcgctctatctctctctctgcccaGTTTGCGCCGCTTGCGGGTGGAGACGAACGTTACCGGTTACCGGAGACCCGCGGCGAACTGTCCGATTCGTGAGTACGATAACGTCCGTCGAAGGGTTCGTTGTTATTGCCTTCCGCtgtccatacacacacacacacacacacagacactgcCAAACAACGGTTCTAACGGTACACGAGAGCGCGCCTCTGACCGTGTGGCCGGAGGGGTTTAACGGTGAAAGAGGCGGTTGGTGCCAGGGACACACTGCCGCTTCAAGTTCACGGGACCGTATGTATTGATTTTGACCGCAGCGGCTCGATGGAAGCGGAACTCCCGAAAGATGCAACAAAGTGCGGACGGGGTATCTCGAAAAGCGATGAATCTCTAGCCCAGCATTCCAGCGTGCATAGTCGCTAAGATGAGACGGTCTTGAACTTCATTTGCCTACAAATTCTTGACATATCTAGACTATGCAGATGACTCGGAGGAGGCACCCTTATCTTGCACACAACTCCGACAGCTGAAGGAGAGCTTCAGCCGCAGAGACCTTGCCAACCCTTTGCGACGAACTCCGtgcatgggggggggggggggggcaagcAGGACCAGCAGTACCTTTGATGAGGAGCCGTCTCCACACCCAAGGTTAACGGGTTACGCGGGAGCTGCGTGACCACTATTGACCCGCTTTTCACCAGGATGTGTTGCGTGTCCGTCACTTCATGTGCACTTGGTGTATGGTGCGTGCGCGACGAACCTTCTGCACCCTCTCGTGACCCGACCCGTACAACACCCCGTACGTGAGCTGTAAAATCACAAATAATTAAGATGATAATTTAGATTAACTTATTGCCACCACCAGTGGTACGGCACCACTGGCGGACTTTTTACACGTACACCGTTCCTCGGTGACGGTTGCGCACGCCATTTGCGCACCCCCCCGGGCCAGCTTGCTGGATTGGATGGAAATGGTTTTGCAGCGATTGGAACGGCTCGCTGTGCCGTAAATGGTTTTCGCTTAGCGATGATAAACGAACCCAAACACTGCACCCTTTTTGCCCACTTTTAAGACCCCCGCGCCGCTCCTTCGTTGCAGGAGGTAGTCAGCGGgtgtttagtgtgtgtgtgtgtgtgtgtgtaagtttgCATAATTAAAGCTACACAAACCATAAACAAGTCGCACGTTATACTTCCTAGTGTACGTCGACGTACTCTGGTCAGACGTGCAGCTGAGAGCCAgtcgcgcgcgtgtgtgtgtgtgtgtgtttgtgtggtttccCACGTCCCTTAACTCATCAGCTGCAACTGTCCAGCCAGAAATGGTCAGCCTCTAGCGCCCCTTCCAGTCCTTTTCGCAACAAAGCTCCAAAGCTTGTGAAGGGCTTGTGTCAGCTTATTAGCGGACGCGGGACACTTTAAGATAGGGCAGCAACGGCGTGACACCACTCCAAGGGGCGGGGGGATGGAGGTAACCGGCACGGTGCCATGCTCGGAACAAAGCGCGCACCAGATAAACCCAACGAAACCGGTCAAAGTGCGACAACCGAAGGCGATAATTCTAGCACTATGGGCGCAAAAAAAGCCACACTAGACGCGCCCCATGCTGCGTGTCCTGGGCCGCGCTACCAAAAAGGGGACCGTGGTTGCAGTGGTTCCCATGCGCGGGCGGAACGGCGCACACCGCGCCTTGCAGGAGACGGGGTCGCGAGGCAGCCGCGCAAGATCGATGATGTTCGACCGCCCCGCGGGACGGTTGTGCTGCTCGGGCCGGCAGGAAAGGTCGATCGTGTTGCGGTTCGTGAAGTGTGGCCTGCTTGGTGGCACGGTTTTTTGCACCTTTGTCTCGGGTTTGCGTCGCTCTGGTGGTGTGATTGCCAAGCGAGATTAGATAACGTAACCGGGACACCCCCACCCCGGGGACTTATTTATTCGCCcagcgcgcgagcgcgcgcgcggttGTCCCATGTTGTTTGCCCGCCCCAGGGCAAGCGACGGCGGGATGGGATTAAGCCCACAGCCGAAAGGGTGTAGAATTTTGTGAGTTGTTCAGATTGAATGCTGCAAGCAGATAATCGTGTGCTGGAATGTGTTCTGCGATGCAGCAGGGCAGACTGGGGGAGTCAATATCGCCTTACATAACTTGGGCAATCAACAGTCCTTTCGTAGAAGCTGTTCAGCCCCCTCacccgttctttttttttctcatacacAGTTAAGCAACTCTCGTTTGCGGTTAGAGCGTTGGAGGTCATCTTTGCTCAACCGCAAACGCGCGCAAGGAACACTGCAATCACTTGTGACCCTCTGGTACTGATTGCGATTCCGCGCTCGAAATAGGGAAATTGCCCGCATCCCGGAAGCGTAGTGCCCGGCATCCTTGCCACAGCGCTAGACAGTCGTGTAGTCGGCCGGAACCTCACGTCGCGAGGCCCATAAAGCAGAAACTAATATGCAAATTGGCGCAACACGTCCACGATCGGCACCACGGCCCCGAAACCTTTCCATTTGCATTAGCCATTTATCTCCGAGCGTTACATTTAATTGACAGTTTGGCAGAGTGGAAGATCGCCGCCGTCATTAAATCCTTCCAGCCGAAGTGCAGAATgcttgtacacacacacacacacacacacatacacacgcagaCGGGAACGAGCGGCGCCTGCATTGTATAATGCCGCTCCACTCACCGATAGCTTGCCGTCGTCTAGAAAATGACTGCAACTGCAAGACGAAggtgcaaaccaaaaaaaaaaaaaagaaaaaagtcaCACAACTCCATCTCAGGGATTACTCAGCCACAAAACCGCAAACAGTGTGACAAGGGCCTCCTCTCCCGTACGCCCGCACCCAGCAACAATTATTCGCGCTTTCAGCAGTTAATGATTATTGATTGGGAGTTAACTTGTACTGCTGGTACGCCTGTGATGCTCCAATGCTTTGGATGAGTTGTCCAGCGGGATCTTATGTGACAGAGTAGGTCACACGTTGTTTAAAAAAGTTTTGGGTAATGTcctacaaaaaaagggaaattgttTGAGGTACTAACCCGACTTCACATGCAAAGCGGTGCTTTTTTCTTAACGGAATCTGGCGATATTGACAGCAGCATAATATCTCCTGGGAGAAAGAAGTAATATTCGAAGGATGCAACGCTAGAGGACTTAGTTTTGTGAGAATTCAGGCCTTTGCTTAATGCTTATCTAATGTCCATTTCTGTTCTTCTCCTTCCACCAGCCACATAAAGATGACGCGCAACGGCGTGACGTGCGCGGGAGCGTACAGCAGTACCAGCGGCAGAAGGAAACGACCGGACCACACCAGCCCTAGGATCCCGCTCACGCTAGCCCTGCTGGCGCTCGCGGCCTGCTGGCCGGAAGCGGCCGGACTCGACCCAAAGTTCGACCCGTCCACCCGGATGGGGCTCGTGCTGGTGCCGGCCGACGCAACCGTCGGCTCCGTCATCTACCGGTTGCGGGCCTCCGACGAAGAGTTCGAGTACCCGCTCCAGTTTGAGCTAGTCGGTAGGTACACGAATGGATGCCCTGGGTCACGGGGAACACAGGGTCTGCCTCCAGGTGCACTACGATCACATTGATATTGATCGTCTATTTTGCTCTCCGTTTTCTTCCGCCACAGGCGATGCGTCGTCGTCGACGGTACAGATCGAGACGCTGCCCTGCACCAAGTTCAACTCCATCTGCCAGGCCAATGTGATTCTGACGCGGCGGCTCGAACCGGGCCGCTACTACGACTTCCAGGTGTCGGTGAAGGACACCAAGGGCGGCATGTCGGTGCAGAGCTGCTCGATCACTGCCACCAACTTTACCACGCCGCACGACGTCATCTTTCCGCACAAGGCGGGCATCATCATGGTGCCGGAGGTAGGTCGCGAAAACAGAGCTGCCCTGCGGAACGTGGGTTTTGGGGCACAAGGAATATACTGCAGGGACTGGGGCAGTCTCTCCACCCATCAAACGTAGGCCAATGTGGCTGCTCTTGGCTGTTCCAATTTCGAACGCTCACGGTTAGCGACAACGGCTAGAACTtgtcttccttttcttccacCATAAACTTAATGCATTCACTTCTAGCGGCATAACCGCAACGAAGACACGGCTAACCACAAACAGCGGACCGAAGATCATCAAttccaacaaaacacacgcttGTGTGCTAAGCCTCACCCCCGGCGGGTTTCTGTGCCGGAAGCGGAGCGCAAAACAATGCATTACCATTTATCATTTCATTGCTGGCCAGCTTCTTGACGTTGCCAACGTTCCTTCTCCTCCCCTTGAGGTCCCTGTCGTGTGCGATGACGGGTTTCCACAGTTCCTAGTATGGAGTGACCGTAGACTGAGATCTGTGCATTTGTGTATCACATTTATTGTTCACGAGCTGTGTGCCGCTGCGGTGAACAATTGTCCCTGCAAAATGGTGCAAGATTCGCAAGACGCAGGAATCTAATTAACCTATATTTGCTCGATGCGATGGGTTGGAGGGGAGCAATGGTGTCGTCTACGGAAGGTTCTTGCAAGTTCAGAGATGTCTATATTGCATTTGCTATCTGAGCTAGTCTATTTGGGCTATTGGGCAGCAGATGCGGCTGGGAGAAACTATCTCAATTCTTCCCCCAGAATTCGAAGTGCCCACTTTTCAACGCCTTCTCCAACATCTCCAACCGTTGTATCGTTTCAGGATGCTAAAAAAGGAACCGAGCTGGACTACGTTCTGGCGAACAAAAATCCATTGTTCCAGAAGCCTGTGTATCTAGAGCTATGGGTAAGTAAACAACACCGCTCCAACTCCTAGTACGTCTTCACACACAACCCCGCATTCCTTCTCCGTCTCGTATCACCAGGGATCACCACTGTTCGGTATTCGCCAGAAGTTCATATCGCCCGAGACGGCCGAAGGCACCATCTTTCTGCTCGGTCAGCTAGACTTTGAAAAGCAAGCAATGTACCATCTGACGGTACTGGCAAACGTAAGTAGCGCAGACACGTTGTTGTTGACAACGCTCTTACGCCTCCCTATCTCTCCCACGCTTCTCACAGGACGCGTACGCAGAGCCGGGGCAGGATACGCGCAACATTGCCGGGCTGGAGGTGGTCATCATCGTGGAGGACGTGCAGGACGTGCCGCCCGTGTTTACGGTGGCCCCACCGGTAACACGTCTTCCGGCCGGGCTCATACCCGGCGACAAGGTAAGAGGCGATGAACCTTGCCGCACCGTCCGTCACTAAGGTAACGACCGCTTGTTTGCTCGCTCTAACAGGTACTCCAGGTGCATGCCGAGGACGGTGACAAAGGGGTGCCGCGCGAGATCCGGTACGGGCTAGTGTCGGAGGGCAACCCGTTTACGTCCTTTTTCGACATCAACGAAACGAGTGGTAAGATATGACGCGTGCAATGTGCTAGTCTGTATCTCACGCTTCTATTGCTCTCCAGGTGAGATATCGCTGCTCCGACCGCTGGACGACATACTGGCACTGACGCACGCAGGCGATCCCGTCCTGCTGACGGTGATCGCGGAGGAGGTAAAGGTGAGCCGCGATGAGCCGCCCGCCATGGCGACGACGGTGCAGCTTGCCTTCTTCCTGCCGGAGCGCAGCAACTCGCCGCCCTACTTCGAGAACGACCAGTAAGTGCTGCCGAGAGACTCGTCCCCCCCCCTTGAAGCGGGTTGTTTCACTCTCCCCATCTGCTCGCTCTGTTTCAGCTACGTCGCCCGGCTAGACGAGAACGCAGCCCCCGGCACGGTGCTGACCTTCACCGACCCGTACACACCGCGCGTGATGGACGATGATGCCGGCAAGAACGGCGTGTTCTCGCTGACCCTGCTCGGCAACAACGGTACGTTCGAGATCTCGCCGAACGTGGCCGAGGGCCACGCGAACTTTGTCGTGCGCGTGCGGGACAGCGCCCGGCTCGACTACGAGGCGGCCACCTACGTCCACTTTCAGATCCTCGCGCAGGAGCTCGGGCCCGCCACCAACCTGTCGATGCTGGTGAACGTCACCGTGTACCTGGCGGACGTCAACGACAACCCGCCCGTGTTCGAGCAGGCCGACTACATCGTCGACCTGCCCGAGAACATGACGGCGGGGACGCGCGTCGTCCAGGTGCACGCTACCGACGTCGACACGGCGCGGCTCGGGGGCCGCGTCCGCTACACGCAGATCCTAGGCCCGCACAACACCTCGCTCAACCTGGACCCGGCGTCCGGCGTGGTGACGGTGGCGCTCAACAACCACGGCTTCGACCGGGAGGCGATGCCCGAGTACCACCTGTACGTGGAGGCGCGGGACGACGACGGCATCGGCAACCGGGCGCAGGTGCCGCTCGTGATCCGGCTGATCGACGTGAACGACGAGACGCCCGCGTTCGAGAAGCCGCTGTACGAGTTCATCCTCGCGGCGGACCTGCGCAACTTCACCGTGCCCGCGTTCATCCGGGCGACGGACGGGGACGCGGAGGCACCGAACAACGAGGTGCGGTACGAGCTGATCTACGGCAACTACGAGAACAAGTTCTTCCTGCACCCGATCACGGGCGAGCTGAAGCTGAACGGGCCGCTCGTGCCGCGAACAGGCGGCGGAGGAGGTGGAGGCCAATCGGTCGGTGGGCTGCGCCGGCGCCGGCAGACAGGGGGCAGTGTGGCGTCCGGTGGTCCGCCCGCCACCGGGCAGAAGGAGTCGGACGTGTTCGTGCTGACGGCGCGCGCCTTCGATCTGGGCGTGCCGGTGCGCTACTCGACCGCCACGATTCGCGTGTATCCGCCGGAAAGCCGGACGCGCACGGTCACGTTCATTGTGCCCGGGTCGGACCCGGACCGGAAGAAGGTGCAGGACACGCTGGCGGACATCACGGGCGGGCGGGTCATCATTCAGGAGGTGCGCCCGTACCGTACCGGCGACGGGGGCATCCCGACCGACCTgatcggcggcggcggcggcggtggtagtggtggcggCGCCGAACGGTCCGTTGTGATCGCGACGATACTGTACGACGCGGACTCGGTGGTGGACATCGCGAAGATCCAGCAGCGCCTCTCGATCAACGGCACGGTCACCAACATCATCAGCCAGGAGGAGCGCAGTGCTGTAAGTGTggtgggcggtggtggtggcgatgtCACGACCACACCAGACTCATCCTTCTACTCTTATTCCACCCAGATTCTCTACAAGGCCGAAAACCGTGTCCTGTTCTGGCTGCTCATCTTTCTCGCGATCCTGCTAGCGCTCGGCATCCTcacgctgctgctctgctgcaTCTGTCCCCGGTGTCCGCTGAACGCTACCAACCGGTAAGTCTGCGGTCCGCACCCTCCCACCTCTTTGTTTGCCCCAAAAAGCTCCAccccttcctccccccccccccccacccgccTCTTGTGACTTGGTCTGCAGTAACCTTCACCACCCTGCCCAGTCTATCGCATACTGTCGCCACTCTTCGGGTTCGTGGCTGCACGCCTTGTGGAAGAGCTAGGATCCTCTACAGCTCTGTACTCTCTGTATCTCTTATCtcatatacacatacatacacatacacatcacTTCCACAGTACATCGGGAATGCCTTCCACATATACACTGCTAGATTGGGGCGTTCCCTCTTTGCATGACAGAGCGtgcgggtgtttttttttcttgttctttgcttttgttttgtgtgtttgtttgctttaggttttgttttttttttgttgttgtgttgctgtgtaTGTTGTTTCTGTGGGTTTTAGTAGACTGGTGagtttagtttgttttatgtttctgattttgttgttagttttttttatttgtttatagGTTTACTATTTTCCTTCGTAATATGTTTCATTATATGTTTTGTCTATATTGGCTGTAAGCTCCTTTCGagccatttgtttttttttgtatcgttttttttctatatttgtttttgttctctgGTATTTGTTTCCATAACTTCATGTGTCAGTACATTTGACTTACAGTAATAGTGAATAAACTCAAATTGTTTCACTTTTACGCTTATGTATTAAGATGATATAGACGATATTTCTGTGCTACATTTTCAACACTACCAATACTACCACATGtgcaactactactactaatactactactactgctctTAGTGTTACTGCTATCTATACCTCACTAATAATACAACTGACCTCACCGTATCACGTTAACTGCCAGGACGCTACTACTAACCTACTACCTCGTTGATTCGATCACAAACATGACATCAGGCTCACCGAAACCGAACagggttaaaaaaaatacaccctGTCCCATCATCCTACTCTTCCCCGAGCGGCTGTTTCCCTTCCAACAGTctttccccccacccccctccgcCAATGATTTGTCCCCCATAGCAGTTTTAGTCCACTCTACCGTCATCAATAGCGCCATCTTTCGCCATACAAAAGAAGTACAAAGTACAAACAAAGCCCAAACAACAACTTCCCGTTTTTAATAGAGCATCTCGGGCGGACATTGCGCTCATCTCAACTttccagcagcatcatcactgactaaaacaataatatgttatatttttcgcattctctctttctctctctttctctctctctctctctttctctctttttctatgTCTCTGTATCACTCTATTTTTCTATCACCGTCCTGAACCGAATGTACCCATCTCGATGTTATCGCTCTCTCCTCTATCTCCATCTTCATCTCGCAATCTCACCCCACTGTGTCTCTCTTACCCTCACTCTGTCTCTCTACCTGTCACCTGTCTCATTATCCAAACACCGTctcttggtttgtttttctcagCAAACGCATACTGCGCGTGAATAATATCGAAGATGATCTTGTTCATAGAAAGCAGGGACTTGGAAAGCAATCCAAATCTGTGCAGGTAGATTTCCTTGTTACCTTCAACCCCCTAGTAGCATTGCAGAGCTCACAGTCGTACACTGACCATCGCTCCTATCCTGcatttcctcccccccccttcaCTCCTCCTTGAAACACACCAGAAACCCTCACTATTTCCGTACCCGTAGCATCACTCTTAGTGTTCTCTCCCCTACCCCCTGCCCAGTTCGCACAGCACAGCGCACATCGAACAGCACACATACTGGCACACGAACGGGTACTATTACTGTTTCGGTTGGGAAAACGTTTTGAACTTTaacgcttttttttgcacaccacCAACAAGGGGACCATGTTCGCACGTTAGCACTTACCGTAACACTGAACCGACTCGACACGCAACTGTCATCTTGGCTCGATCTTGCGCGCTCGTTTACACCTTTCCTTACCACCTGTTTGCACGAGTTGTACATTTTCTGTTTGTTATTGCACACtgttttgtataattttgtgttgttttcatgCACACCTGTTTGAATGATTTGTTTGCTACAGTTTGCTTCACACTAAAAAGTGCTTACATAGTGTTACACAATTcatagtttttttgttcttgtttgtaTTGCCGTTTCCGAAAACTCACGCCAACAAAGCACTTGCACTAAATCGTGCAGATGACCGATTCACAGTACTAACGAACCGTGTAATAGCAAACGACAGCTGTCTGACTCATCGGTCCAAAAGCGACATCTACATGAATTTGCGCCAATGTGCATGCTTGTGCGCTGgctggtgtgtttttgttttgtttgttgttttggtttaattTCGTTCTTGCATCCCTAGATCCAGTCCCGCCCACCGTATCTACTAAATacagttgcttttttttccttattACCCTACCAATTTCCTTCCCGGTACCGTTTTAAAACTACACCTTCAAAATTAGCTTTACTGATGTGCCCGTTCTcactgtttgtttttacttttattttttccttcccttcctttttttcttcttctcgatcctttttttttctttcgataCTTTCGATTTCTTTTCTTCATCTCCCCCCtttgcatccattttctttcacacacactgtcATCGATCCAAACTCTTGCTTTTCCTCCCGCCATTCTCCCTGCTCACTCACTCCTGGCCAAACCGACCAAAACAATGACCGGGCCGCAAACGTttgcaaaataattatttgtgtgtttcgtttcgtttcctcctttttttcccccctgttttcgattttttttttaattcgattCCTAAACATTTCCTAAACAATTCCTGTCAATGTGTTCCGTCTTTTTCGCTCATTGTGCACTTGCAAATGGTACTGTTTACATgcaaaattatgcaaaattaTCTCACGAAAAAAATCTCACAAACCTCTACAATGgatatgaataaaataattaattttcaaaattttataaaaaaataaatacacacacacacacactctttaaaactcttaaaaaaacacacacacgcatttaTGCTGACCTTCCACGcccgccaaaaaaaaacaacaacaacaaccaaacaaacccaaaTGGCCTTTCATTCAATGTCGTCACCATCTGCCTCACATCCTGCCTCCAACACCAAAACCAAccaatcaaaaaaaaaaaaaaaaaaaccaccaacaACCATCACCAACAACCATCGCAGGTCGCCGAGTGGATGGGACGGCGAGAAGCCTGGTCAGCAGCGAATCGATCGACCGATTCCCGTACCAAGCCGACGCATTGGGAGTACCGAGGGCGGCGCGACATTGGCAAAGGCACACTAGCGGCGGCCGGGGACGACGGGGGGGACGACCGGGACGGTGAGCCGGACCAGCGCGGGGACGAGAGCGGCACCGACGGCAATGAGCGGAAGCGGGCGAACGATGGCGGGAAGCTAGAGAAGCATACGGTTAAAATTAGGTCAGTAACCAGGGAGGGCCGaaattggatttgtttttgtttttgttttgtttcggggTACACCacccccgcccccccccccctcgccaACCcgatttttctgttttactttttcctgCGCGAGATGGGGTGGAAAGCAGTTGAGCATCCATGTCCCCTTTTTCCATTCGAACATCCCACCCGTCCACATCCAGAAAGAGTTAGTGagagcaagcgacgaacctgccAACCGTTGTGTTGGAGCgagtttagctttttttttattttaatgtgcGGAACGTGTTGTTTCTAGTAGGCTTCAAGGAAAAGGCTACTGTTTGTGAAGATTTGAAAGGTCTCCAGGACCCGTTAGGCTTTAGTGTGCAAATTGTGCTGGCTTACTACTCAGCATGCTTGGACAGAACAACTGTAAAGAAACTACTGTAAAGCCTGTCTGACATCTCCTTCCCTTGCGTACTTCATTTCTAAACCCTCAACCTCCCCTTCCCTTCCCACCCTCCCTCTGCCTGTCCAGTATTTCAAGATTTGGAACATCCCACCCAAGATTTGGATGAAGCGTTTGTGTTAGCTTAGCTGGTGCCCGTACATAGTAGTGGTTTCGTAGTACTGTAGTAAAGGCGGATGGATGTAGTACgtagtagc from Anopheles coluzzii chromosome X, AcolN3, whole genome shotgun sequence includes:
- the LOC120950297 gene encoding cadherin-86C isoform X6 yields the protein MTEQRPHRLARYVHCRSIVPSSINQSHIKMTRNGVTCAGAYSSTSGRRKRPDHTSPRIPLTLALLALAACWPEAAGLDPKFDPSTRMGLVLVPADATVGSVIYRLRASDEEFEYPLQFELVGDASSSTVQIETLPCTKFNSICQANVILTRRLEPGRYYDFQVSVKDTKGGMSVQSCSITATNFTTPHDVIFPHKAGIIMVPEDAKKGTELDYVLANKNPLFQKPVYLELWGSPLFGIRQKFISPETAEGTIFLLGQLDFEKQAMYHLTVLANDAYAEPGQDTRNIAGLEVVIIVEDVQDVPPVFTVAPPVTRLPAGLIPGDKVLQVHAEDGDKGVPREIRYGLVSEGNPFTSFFDINETSGEISLLRPLDDILALTHAGDPVLLTVIAEEVKVSRDEPPAMATTVQLAFFLPERSNSPPYFENDHYVARLDENAAPGTVLTFTDPYTPRVMDDDAGKNGVFSLTLLGNNGTFEISPNVAEGHANFVVRVRDSARLDYEAATYVHFQILAQELGPATNLSMLVNVTVYLADVNDNPPVFEQADYIVDLPENMTAGTRVVQVHATDVDTARLGGRVRYTQILGPHNTSLNLDPASGVVTVALNNHGFDREAMPEYHLYVEARDDDGIGNRAQVPLVIRLIDVNDETPAFEKPLYEFILAADLRNFTVPAFIRATDGDAEAPNNEVRYELIYGNYENKFFLHPITGELKLNGPLVPRTGGGGGGGQSVGGLRRRRQTGGSVASGGPPATGQKESDVFVLTARAFDLGVPVRYSTATIRVYPPESRTRTVTFIVPGSDPDRKKVQDTLADITGGRVIIQEVRPYRTGDGGIPTDLIGGGGGGGSGGGAERSVVIATILYDADSVVDIAKIQQRLSINGTVTNIISQEERSAILYKAENRVLFWLLIFLAILLALGILTLLLCCICPRCPLNATNRSPSGWDGEKPGQQRIDRPIPVPSRRIGSTEGGATLAKAH